One Vanessa cardui chromosome 22, ilVanCard2.1, whole genome shotgun sequence DNA window includes the following coding sequences:
- the LOC124539296 gene encoding nematocyst expressed protein 4-like isoform X1, translating to MFDSDEEYDEEIEKFFKIHNTYTEMDVRRIVYIVIAVVLLLLILSCCLRRKRNRGRVLTPAPAPPAPPAPAPAPYPQQQYAAPYPVPVVTAYPVAQAASPYPAPAPYATNTSPYPPYPTGMPVATHQADSHPGQYPQGFAPGGYPAAGAPYPTASYPSAPSAPDANVFFGIAAPGWNTQAMPPSYEQAVCAKPPPHNPYAPQ from the exons atgtttgaTTCTGATGAAGAATACGACGAGGAAATCGAAAAATTTTTTAAA ATTCACAATACATACACAGAAATGGACGTCAGGAGGATAGTGTACATCGTGATCGCAGTCGTGCTGCTGCTGCTGATACTGAGCTGCTGCCTGCGCCGGAAAAGGAATCGAGGCCGAGTGCTGACGC CggcgcccgcgccccccgcgcctcCCGCGCCTGCACCCGCGCCCTACCCGCAGCAGCAGTACGCCGCGCCCTACCCGG TGCCCGTAGTGACGGCGTACCCCGTCGCGCAAGCCGCCAGCCCGTACCCCGCTCCTGCCCCTTACGCCACAAACACTTCGCCCTATCCCCCCTACCCGACCGGGATGCCCGTGGCCACTCACCAGGCGGATTCTCACCCTGGGCAGTACCCGCAGGGCTTCGCTCCCGGAGGATATCCCGCGGCCGGGGCGCCCTATCCCACTGCGAGCTATCCCTCCGCCCCGAGCGCCCCAGACGCTAACG TTTTCTTCGGAATAGCAGCTCCCGGCTGGAACACGCAAG CGATGCCGCCGTCTTACGAGCAGGCTGTGTGCGCCAAGCCGCCGCCGCACAACCCCTACGCGCCGCAGTAG
- the LOC124539456 gene encoding 39S ribosomal protein L54, mitochondrial, which produces MSKICYILQKTIGVVPRSVFHPHISSINKTCYEQFHTNVTHHAVKKTTTAAGGVLGLGKGKKKLGKLGAMEKKELPVETDPEKLVNYVCGSNIYITGEDVKLKEDSEYPDWLWSLHTGKPPSIEELDPNTKQYWLRVRAAGMRRNNRLRSMRKF; this is translated from the exons ATGTcgaaaatttgttatattttacaaaaaacaatagGTGTTGTGCCTCGGTCAGTTTTCCATCCACACAtttcaagtataaataaaacttgcTATGAACAATTTCACACAAACGTAACACATCATGCTGTTAAGAAAACTACCACAGCCGCCGGAG GTGTGCTGGGCTTGGGCAAAGGGAAGAAAAAGCTAGGTAAACTTGGAGCAATGGAAAAGAAAGAGCTGCCCGTGGAGACAGATCCAGAAAAATTGGTCAATTATGTGTGTGGATCTAATATTTACATCACTGGAGAGGATGTTAAG TTAAAGGAAGACAGTGAGTATCCAGACTGGTTGTGGAGTCTACATACCGGCAAGCCTCCCAGTATAGAGGAACTAGACCCTAACACCAAGCAGTACTGGCTGCGAGTGCGTGCTGCAGGCATGCGTAGGAATAACCGTCTCCGATCTATGCGCAAGTTCTAG
- the LOC124539296 gene encoding nematocyst expressed protein 4-like isoform X3, which produces MDVRRIVYIVIAVVLLLLILSCCLRRKRNRGRVLTPAPAPPAPPAPAPAPYPQQQYAAPYPVPVVTAYPVAQAASPYPAPAPYATNTSPYPPYPTGMPVATHQADSHPGQYPQGFAPGGYPAAGAPYPTASYPSAPSAPDANVFFGIAAPGWNTQAMPPSYEQAVCAKPPPHNPYAPQ; this is translated from the exons ATGGACGTCAGGAGGATAGTGTACATCGTGATCGCAGTCGTGCTGCTGCTGCTGATACTGAGCTGCTGCCTGCGCCGGAAAAGGAATCGAGGCCGAGTGCTGACGC CggcgcccgcgccccccgcgcctcCCGCGCCTGCACCCGCGCCCTACCCGCAGCAGCAGTACGCCGCGCCCTACCCGG TGCCCGTAGTGACGGCGTACCCCGTCGCGCAAGCCGCCAGCCCGTACCCCGCTCCTGCCCCTTACGCCACAAACACTTCGCCCTATCCCCCCTACCCGACCGGGATGCCCGTGGCCACTCACCAGGCGGATTCTCACCCTGGGCAGTACCCGCAGGGCTTCGCTCCCGGAGGATATCCCGCGGCCGGGGCGCCCTATCCCACTGCGAGCTATCCCTCCGCCCCGAGCGCCCCAGACGCTAACG TTTTCTTCGGAATAGCAGCTCCCGGCTGGAACACGCAAG CGATGCCGCCGTCTTACGAGCAGGCTGTGTGCGCCAAGCCGCCGCCGCACAACCCCTACGCGCCGCAGTAG
- the LOC124539296 gene encoding galectin-3-like isoform X4 gives MFDSDEEYDEEIEKFFKIHNTYTEMDVRRIVYIVIAVVLLLLILSCCLRRKRNRGRVLTLPVVTAYPVAQAASPYPAPAPYATNTSPYPPYPTGMPVATHQADSHPGQYPQGFAPGGYPAAGAPYPTASYPSAPSAPDANVFFGIAAPGWNTQAMPPSYEQAVCAKPPPHNPYAPQ, from the exons atgtttgaTTCTGATGAAGAATACGACGAGGAAATCGAAAAATTTTTTAAA ATTCACAATACATACACAGAAATGGACGTCAGGAGGATAGTGTACATCGTGATCGCAGTCGTGCTGCTGCTGCTGATACTGAGCTGCTGCCTGCGCCGGAAAAGGAATCGAGGCCGAGTGCTGACGC TGCCCGTAGTGACGGCGTACCCCGTCGCGCAAGCCGCCAGCCCGTACCCCGCTCCTGCCCCTTACGCCACAAACACTTCGCCCTATCCCCCCTACCCGACCGGGATGCCCGTGGCCACTCACCAGGCGGATTCTCACCCTGGGCAGTACCCGCAGGGCTTCGCTCCCGGAGGATATCCCGCGGCCGGGGCGCCCTATCCCACTGCGAGCTATCCCTCCGCCCCGAGCGCCCCAGACGCTAACG TTTTCTTCGGAATAGCAGCTCCCGGCTGGAACACGCAAG CGATGCCGCCGTCTTACGAGCAGGCTGTGTGCGCCAAGCCGCCGCCGCACAACCCCTACGCGCCGCAGTAG
- the LOC124539455 gene encoding outer dense fiber protein 3-like, which yields MACKKPLGPGPGAYKLPTTVGFPSHDPSRYRNPMFSFGTNAGFRVKQLGPGPAYRIDRITREGLMSSPAWSFGARFPTRATMRTPGPGAHAPERCPPTREPRAPQYSMGARLGFALKRPGPASNAYALRLGPGTPAYTMGARVGFNLKAKSPGPAVYFQRDADVYKTRSPRYTLGARSEGAGRATRTPGPAAYPPNLYNTKKNPYSYSFGTKHGDYAPPMIIKEDTMDCL from the exons ATGGCTTGCAAAAAACCCTTAG GGCCCGGTCCGGGCGCGTACAAACTGCCAACAACAGTGGGGTTCCCCTCCCACGACCCATCTCGCTATCGGAACCCAATGTTCTCTTTCGGGACCAACGCCGGATTCAGGGTGAAGCAGCTCGGTCCCGGACCGGCGTACCGGATCGACCGGATCACTCGAGAGGGACTCATGTCATCACCGGCTTGGAGTTTTGGAGCACG GTTCCCCACCCGCGCCACGATGCGCACCCCCGGACCCGGCGCGCACGCCCCGGAGCGCTGCCCGCCCACGCGCGAGCCCCGCGCGCCGCAGTACTCGATGGGCGCGCGGCTCGGCTTTGCGCTCAAGCGGCCTGGCCCCGCGTCTAACGCGTACGCCCTGCGCCTCGGGCCCGGCACCCCGGCCTATACGATGGGGGCCCGGGTCGGTTTCAATCTTAAGGCGAAATCTCCAGGACCGGCTGTCTATTTCCAGAGAGACGCTGATGTGTATAAAACGAG GTCGCCGCGCTACACGCTGGGCGCGCGGTCGGAGGGCGCGGGGCGCGCCACGCGCACGCCCGGCCCCGCCGCCTACCCGCCCAACCTCTACAACACCAAGAAG AATCCTTACTCGTACTCGTTCGGCACGAAGCACGGCGACTACGCACCGCCCATGATCATCAAGGAGGACACCATGGACTGCCTGTGA
- the LOC124539296 gene encoding nematocyst expressed protein 4-like isoform X2 has protein sequence MFDSDEEYDEEIEKFFKIHNTYTEMDVRRIVYIVIAVVLLLLILSCCLRRKRNRGRVLTPAPAPPAPPAPAPAPYPQQQYAAPYPVPVVTAYPVAQAASPYPAPAPYATNTSPYPPYPTGMPVATHQADSHPGQYPQGFAPGGYPAAGAPYPTASYPSAPSAPDANAMPPSYEQAVCAKPPPHNPYAPQ, from the exons atgtttgaTTCTGATGAAGAATACGACGAGGAAATCGAAAAATTTTTTAAA ATTCACAATACATACACAGAAATGGACGTCAGGAGGATAGTGTACATCGTGATCGCAGTCGTGCTGCTGCTGCTGATACTGAGCTGCTGCCTGCGCCGGAAAAGGAATCGAGGCCGAGTGCTGACGC CggcgcccgcgccccccgcgcctcCCGCGCCTGCACCCGCGCCCTACCCGCAGCAGCAGTACGCCGCGCCCTACCCGG TGCCCGTAGTGACGGCGTACCCCGTCGCGCAAGCCGCCAGCCCGTACCCCGCTCCTGCCCCTTACGCCACAAACACTTCGCCCTATCCCCCCTACCCGACCGGGATGCCCGTGGCCACTCACCAGGCGGATTCTCACCCTGGGCAGTACCCGCAGGGCTTCGCTCCCGGAGGATATCCCGCGGCCGGGGCGCCCTATCCCACTGCGAGCTATCCCTCCGCCCCGAGCGCCCCAGACGCTAACG CGATGCCGCCGTCTTACGAGCAGGCTGTGTGCGCCAAGCCGCCGCCGCACAACCCCTACGCGCCGCAGTAG